Sequence from the Candidatus Phytoplasma solani genome:
TCGCTTTGATCTAAAACCAACAAAACTAATTGGGCTTGGGATAGCAATTTTTTAGTTCTAGTAATTCCTATTTTTTCTATCGGATCAGTGGTATGATGGATGCCTGCAGTATCAATCAAATGAAGAATGATTCCTTGACAATTAAAATAAGCATCGACAAAATCTCTTGTAGTGCCTGCAATATCAGAGACAATCGCCTTTGATTCATTTAATAAAGCGTTTAATAAACTCGATTTGCCGACATTTGGACGCCCAATGATTAAAGTTTTAATGCCTTCTTTAAGATATCTACTTTTTTGTGAATGAGTCAAAATATCTTCTAATTGAACAATTAAACTAGCCACTTGAGGGTCAATAACGGTATGTGTCATTTCCACAGCGTCATCATATTCGGGATAATCGATATTAACTTCAATTTGGGCGATCAGATTTAAAATTTTTTCTCGCAAAGAACTGACTAATTGAGAAGTTTGTTTGTGTAAACCAACATTAGCTATTTTAACTGCGTTTTGGTTAGTGGCATGAATCAAATCCATAATAGCTTCCGCTTGAACTAAATCAATTTTGCCATTTAGATAAGCTCTTTGACTAAATTCGCCCGGATGAGCCAATCTTATATCTAGGGTTAAAATACGTTCTAAGACCATTTGAGTAATTAAAATACCACCATGAGTACTAATTTCAATCACGTTTTCACCAGTAAAAGAATTAGGTTCTTTAAAGACAGAAACCAAAACTTCATCTAAAATACTTTGGTCATTGTTCAAAATAAAACCATGACAAATAGTATGAGTTGGAACTTTAATTAAGTCTTTGCCTTGGAAAATTTTATTTACTTCTGCTATAGCTTGAGTGCCACTGATTCTAATTACACTAATCCCTCCTGTTGCTAAGGGAGTTGAAATAGCTGCGATAGTATCAAAAAACATATTTTACTATTTCGCCTTTCTTATCTTTTGTTTACAAGCAAAAATTTAAAAAACAAATTAAAAAAGTTGTTTTTTGTTTCCTTTTATTCAATTAAGAAGTTTTATTATTTTGTGAAATTTCAAAAGCACTAATAGATGCTTGAATCTTACTAATAAAAAGCGATAATTGATCTTTGGAATCTAAGGTAGCGCCACAAGCTCTTAGGTGTCCGCCGCCTTTAAATTGTTTAGCAATAGCGTTAATTTCCGGACCGCGCGAACGAATCCGAACTCTAAAAGTTTTATCTTCTTGTTCGATGAAAAAAGCCCAGACTGGATGATCTTCTAAATGTCCTAAAATATTGACCAAACTAGCAGCAACATCGATATTTAAATTAAATTTTTTTAAAATCACTTGAGAAACAACCAAATAAACAAAACCGCGATCGGCAACAGCATTTTGATAAATATAAGCTTTATAGTGAAACAAAGTTAAATTTTCTTTATTAAGGTGATAAAAAATTTCTGAAACATTAATATCAAACGAAAGTAAAACAGAAGCAGCTTTTAAGGTATCTTGGTTGACTCTGTCAAAACAAAAATTACCAGTATCAGTTACCATTCCGACATACATCGCCAAAGCCCCTTTAGTGGTTAATTGCATCTCAAAACGTTGTTTGAAATCAAAAATCATTTGCGAACAAGAAGAATAACTAGGGTCAACCCACTGATAGTCGCCATAATGATCTATCAATAAATGATGGTCAATTCTTATCACACTTTGAGCTAATTTAAACCTAGGATCGTTAATTTTACTTTCTTGACCAGAATCAACGACAATCGCTAAAGCGTTTTGATATAAAGCGTCTGAAATTTGATCCATCGATCCTACAAAAGATAAATAAGGGTTGCTTTCTCCGACGGCATAAACTTTTTTTTGTGGAAAAGTAGCTTGGATGATATCTTTTAAGCCTAATTGAGCCCCATAACAGTCACCATCCGGTTTACTGTGTCCGTGAATGATAATAGTTTCAAAAGCTTTAATTTGGTTATAAATAATTTGCATAAATATCCTTTAGTTTTTAGGATTTTTTTAAGAAAGAGCTTTTTTTTGAGCAGCATTAAATAAAGTTTGAATCTTGGCATCTATCTTTTCATTTGGTGGTAACAAGAAACAATCAATTAACAAATCTTCAACTACTAATCTTGCGATATAAGATTTTTGAAAGACAGGAGAAAAGAAATAAATAGATTTTTGTTCTTTTTTTTCTTTTTGTTTTTCTTCTAAAATGAATAATAAAAGTTTTTCTTTTAAAAGTTTGTGATTAATTATTCTTTTTTGAGTTGCGTCATTTTCAGGTTTGTTTAAATTTTCTTGTGATTTTTTTATGTCTTCTTTAAGAGAAGCAATTTTACTCTTGTTAGTATCTAAATAATTTTTAACATAACTAGGTCTAGTTGGAAAGCTGCCTTTTTTATCAAATAATTTCTTATTAATTTTATCAGAAGTTAAATGTTTTAACAATAACCAAGAAGCAAGTACTTCATCTTTATCTTGTTTATAAAATAAATTGATATTAGCTCCTTGTTGCAAGGCTTTTTTGCTACCATCCTTCCAATAAGGGCAAGAAGTAACACCGATTTCAAAATCAACTTTATTTAAGTATTCAAAAGCTTTTGAAGAGCTAATATTCATCAAAAAGTCTTGATTGATAAAACGGGTAAGTGGATAGATTTCACCAGATAATTGTTTAGTAGTTAAATATTTTTGATCATAAAACCTTTCTTTAAAAGCTTTTACCATATTTTGAGAAGCTAAGTTATTGAATTTAACTCCATAATTAGAAGCATCTGAGTTTCTATCTACAGCATAAGGAATGCCTTTTTGTTCGGAGGCAACAATAAAAAGGTTTGATTCAGACTCATAAGCGATAGGAATCTTATTTTTATCCATACTTTTAATAACAGAACATAAATTTTCTAAATCTTCCCAGGTAATATCATTTTTTAATTTTCCTTCTTCGTTTTGATCAAAACAAGCAGCAACTTTTTCCTTAAGGTCAGAGTTGTTTTTGACTTTTTCTTGTAATTTTTTAAAATAAGTTTGATTATAAAACATTAATTCAATGGTCTTAAAAAAAGGCAAAGAATACCATTTTTTGTCTTCTTGTCCTAATTTAATTTGCGATTCATCTTCAAAAACGGGATAAAAATAATTTGATGATAGTTCGTCTGATGATTTTTCCAATTGTATTTCTTTATTTTGATGATTAATAAAACCATTAAGAGGGACTAATTTACCTGATTCATAAAAATTAATCAAATAATCAGGATAAGAAAAAATTAAATGCGGTTCAGTATTGCCAGGAAGAGCAACATTAATATTTTTAATCAGTTGTCCCCAACCACCTTTAAACTCTGTCTTAACTGTAATATTTTTATATTCTTCTTTAAACTCCTTAAGAAAATCTTGCAAATCTTTCAAATGAGTTCCTTCTAGGTTGTGCCAAAAAGAAATTGTAATTGGTTTATCTTTAAATTTTTTCCATTCCTCCCCTCCGTCGTCTTTATACTTGCTAAGGGTTTGTTTTAAATCGTCATCATGTTTTTTTCTTAAATCATCAGCACTAGTTCCAGGAAATAAAATTATTAAACTTAAACATAGAAAACAAAAGACAAAAAAAAATATTATTTTTAATTTACCCTTTAATACCACTGTTTAATCTTCCTTCTAAAACATATTTTTTACAAACAACGAATAACAAAATCAAAGGGATAGTAATCAAAGTAATTGCCGCCATTTGTTGATGCAATAAAGTTTCTTTGATTTCCGAACTAAAAGTTTTTCTAACTAAAACAGTTAAAGTTTTACCTCCCACCAAAGAAGGCCATAAGTAAGCATTCCAAGCAGCCACAGCACTAAAAATAAAAATATTAATCAAGTTATTTTTCAAAAGTGGAATTAAGATTTTGTATAAAAACTTAAAATCACTACTACCATCAATTTTAGCTGATAAATATAGTTCTTTTGGAATTTTTTTAATGTTTTGTATCAATAAAAAAATATGAACTACATTCACCAAAAAAGGTAAAATTAAAGCAAAATAAACTCCACCCGGAATCTTAGAACCAGTCCCTGAGTCGACCAAACCTAAATTAGCAAATGTTTGATAATTGGTTAAAAACATACTTTCAGTTGTTACCATCGTAGTCATTAAAAAAACACCAAAAACTATTTTTTTAGTTTTAAATTCTAAAATACTTAAAGCAAAAGCTGTAATAACAGAAATAAAACACCCCAACAAAGTAGAAACCAAAACAATACCAATAGTTTTAAAAAAAGCGGAAAAAAATTCTAATCGAGAACTTTTAAAAAAACCAATAAAATTTTCGAAAGTAAAATTGATTGGAAAATAACTAATTGTTGAACTTTCTTTTTGTAAAGCAATATTTAACATCCAATAAAAAGGCAAAATCAAAAAAAAAGCAAAAATAAATAAAAACAAATATTTTAAAAAAACTAACAACACTTCAGAAAGTTTTTTTTGAAAAATTAAGAAATTAGATTTAATTTTATTCATTTCATACATTACCTAATCTTTAATTCCTTATTAATTTTCTTTTGGATAAAAAAAAATTCAT
This genomic interval carries:
- the mnmE gene encoding tRNA uridine-5-carboxymethylaminomethyl(34) synthesis GTPase MnmE; translation: MFFDTIAAISTPLATGGISVIRISGTQAIAEVNKIFQGKDLIKVPTHTICHGFILNNDQSILDEVLVSVFKEPNSFTGENVIEISTHGGILITQMVLERILTLDIRLAHPGEFSQRAYLNGKIDLVQAEAIMDLIHATNQNAVKIANVGLHKQTSQLVSSLREKILNLIAQIEVNIDYPEYDDAVEMTHTVIDPQVASLIVQLEDILTHSQKSRYLKEGIKTLIIGRPNVGKSSLLNALLNESKAIVSDIAGTTRDFVDAYFNCQGIILHLIDTAGIHHTTDPIEKIGITRTKKLLSQAQLVLLVLDQSEVLQPEDKQLLELTKNHLRIIIANKADLKTFLSKKTFLSLFESDIVTVSSLKKTGLLELQNCILQKFQLDLIQPKDFNYFSNIRHINQIQIAYQALLDLQNALKMLMPIDICVIDLTKAYQALGEILGDHQENNLIKELFAKFCLGK
- a CDS encoding bifunctional oligoribonuclease/PAP phosphatase NrnA yields the protein MQIIYNQIKAFETIIIHGHSKPDGDCYGAQLGLKDIIQATFPQKKVYAVGESNPYLSFVGSMDQISDALYQNALAIVVDSGQESKINDPRFKLAQSVIRIDHHLLIDHYGDYQWVDPSYSSCSQMIFDFKQRFEMQLTTKGALAMYVGMVTDTGNFCFDRVNQDTLKAASVLLSFDINVSEIFYHLNKENLTLFHYKAYIYQNAVADRGFVYLVVSQVILKKFNLNIDVAASLVNILGHLEDHPVWAFFIEQEDKTFRVRIRSRGPEINAIAKQFKGGGHLRACGATLDSKDQLSLFISKIQASISAFEISQNNKTS
- a CDS encoding extracellular solute-binding protein — encoded protein: MVLKGKLKIIFFFVFCFLCLSLIILFPGTSADDLRKKHDDDLKQTLSKYKDDGGEEWKKFKDKPITISFWHNLEGTHLKDLQDFLKEFKEEYKNITVKTEFKGGWGQLIKNINVALPGNTEPHLIFSYPDYLINFYESGKLVPLNGFINHQNKEIQLEKSSDELSSNYFYPVFEDESQIKLGQEDKKWYSLPFFKTIELMFYNQTYFKKLQEKVKNNSDLKEKVAACFDQNEEGKLKNDITWEDLENLCSVIKSMDKNKIPIAYESESNLFIVASEQKGIPYAVDRNSDASNYGVKFNNLASQNMVKAFKERFYDQKYLTTKQLSGEIYPLTRFINQDFLMNISSSKAFEYLNKVDFEIGVTSCPYWKDGSKKALQQGANINLFYKQDKDEVLASWLLLKHLTSDKINKKLFDKKGSFPTRPSYVKNYLDTNKSKIASLKEDIKKSQENLNKPENDATQKRIINHKLLKEKLLLFILEEKQKEKKEQKSIYFFSPVFQKSYIARLVVEDLLIDCFLLPPNEKIDAKIQTLFNAAQKKALS
- a CDS encoding carbohydrate ABC transporter permease gives rise to the protein MNKIKSNFLIFQKKLSEVLLVFLKYLFLFIFAFFLILPFYWMLNIALQKESSTISYFPINFTFENFIGFFKSSRLEFFSAFFKTIGIVLVSTLLGCFISVITAFALSILEFKTKKIVFGVFLMTTMVTTESMFLTNYQTFANLGLVDSGTGSKIPGGVYFALILPFLVNVVHIFLLIQNIKKIPKELYLSAKIDGSSDFKFLYKILIPLLKNNLINIFIFSAVAAWNAYLWPSLVGGKTLTVLVRKTFSSEIKETLLHQQMAAITLITIPLILLFVVCKKYVLEGRLNSGIKG